A genomic segment from Bdellovibrionota bacterium encodes:
- the proS gene encoding proline--tRNA ligase has translation MPAKKPENAITPTREEDYPEWYQQVIKAADLAEISPVRGCMVIKPWGYAIWENIQRVLDRMFKETGHVNAYFPLFIPLSYLEKEAEHVEGFAKECAVVTHHRLKAGPNGGLVPDGELEEPLIVRPTSETIIGASYAKWVKSYRDLPVLINQWANVVRWEMRPRIFLRTTEFLWQEGHTVHATKDEAVEETLRMLDVYERFAHEYLAMSVIKGEKSAGERFPGAVSTYTIEAMVQDRKALQAGTSHFLGQNFSRASGIQFHDEAGKLEHAWTTSWGVTTRLVGALIMVHSDDDGLVLPPRLAPKHVVLLPIYRNDSEKNTVINYCEKLSKELSEKKYADGNVQVELDRRDLRGGEKVWQHIKRGIPVRLEIGPRDIQSDAVFMARRDKSPTERTSVPRAKFVATIGELLDEIQTGLFDRALAFRKSMTKEIDSLKEFEAFFTPKNEEKPEIHAGFALCHWSEEADTEEILKRLKVSLRCIPLEEAKEKGKCLFSGKPSSQRVVFAKAY, from the coding sequence TCAACAGGTGATTAAAGCGGCGGATCTGGCCGAGATATCGCCGGTTCGCGGCTGCATGGTGATCAAACCGTGGGGCTACGCCATCTGGGAAAACATTCAGCGGGTCCTAGACCGGATGTTCAAGGAGACCGGCCACGTGAACGCGTATTTCCCCCTCTTTATTCCGCTGAGTTACCTGGAGAAAGAAGCCGAGCATGTGGAGGGGTTTGCCAAAGAGTGTGCGGTGGTCACGCATCATCGCCTCAAGGCGGGTCCGAACGGCGGTCTGGTGCCCGACGGTGAATTGGAAGAGCCGCTCATCGTCCGGCCGACCAGCGAGACGATCATCGGAGCTTCGTACGCCAAATGGGTGAAATCGTACCGGGATCTCCCGGTACTGATCAATCAGTGGGCCAATGTCGTCCGCTGGGAGATGCGCCCCCGGATCTTTCTGCGCACGACCGAATTTCTTTGGCAGGAGGGGCATACCGTCCACGCCACGAAGGATGAAGCGGTCGAAGAGACGCTTCGAATGCTCGATGTCTACGAACGCTTCGCCCACGAATATCTCGCCATGTCGGTCATCAAGGGTGAGAAATCGGCGGGAGAGCGCTTCCCCGGAGCTGTAAGCACGTACACCATTGAAGCGATGGTCCAGGACCGAAAGGCGCTGCAGGCCGGCACGTCGCACTTCTTGGGGCAAAATTTTTCGCGCGCATCCGGAATACAATTTCACGACGAAGCCGGAAAACTCGAACATGCGTGGACAACGTCGTGGGGGGTCACGACCCGCCTGGTTGGAGCGCTCATCATGGTCCACAGCGACGACGACGGGTTAGTACTCCCTCCCCGCCTGGCGCCCAAGCACGTGGTTCTTCTTCCGATCTACCGAAACGATTCGGAGAAGAACACGGTGATTAACTACTGCGAGAAACTTTCTAAAGAACTGAGTGAGAAGAAGTACGCCGACGGCAACGTGCAGGTGGAACTCGACCGGCGCGACCTGCGCGGGGGAGAGAAGGTCTGGCAGCATATTAAACGAGGTATCCCCGTACGCCTCGAAATCGGCCCTCGCGACATTCAATCAGACGCCGTTTTTATGGCGAGGCGGGATAAGTCGCCGACGGAACGAACGAGCGTCCCACGCGCAAAATTCGTGGCCACGATCGGCGAACTCTTGGATGAAATTCAGACCGGGCTATTCGATCGGGCTCTGGCGTTTCGGAAATCGATGACAAAGGAAATCGACTCCCTCAAGGAATTCGAAGCCTTTTTCACGCCGAAGAACGAGGAAAAGCCGGAGATCCATGCAGGCTTTGCTCTGTGCCATTGGTCCGAAGAGGCCGACACGGAAGAAATTCTGAAACGCCTGAAGGTCAGCCTACGCTGCATCCCCCTCGAAGAAGCGAAAGAAAAAGGCAAGTGTCTGTTCAGCGGAAAGCCGAGCTCGCAACGTGTGGTATTTGCCAAAGCGTATTGA
- a CDS encoding M48 family metallopeptidase has protein sequence MPKRIDVAGVLFLVGLVSCVKIPETGKSALLLTSPSFENQLGAGGYKEILAKSKINQDPRLNDLLRRVATRIAAQTRRSDFKWEFKLIESKEKNAWCMPGGKIAVYTAILPDMMNEAGMATVLGHEVAHATLRHAGQRISQQMVVNLGLSLAEISLGNSAQRDTIIGLLGAGATVGVILPYSRDHESEADLVGLRYMAGAGYDPQESIQFWKRFSKSSGGAPPEFLSTHPGTTTRISDLQNHLAEANRRYQTASQKYGSGEKI, from the coding sequence TTGCCAAAGCGTATTGACGTCGCGGGGGTCCTTTTTCTCGTCGGCCTCGTCTCATGCGTCAAGATCCCCGAGACCGGAAAATCCGCGCTTCTTCTGACCTCTCCAAGTTTTGAGAACCAACTCGGCGCGGGCGGTTATAAGGAGATTCTGGCGAAATCGAAGATCAACCAGGATCCGAGGCTGAACGATCTTCTGCGCCGTGTCGCCACGCGGATCGCCGCCCAGACCCGAAGGTCCGATTTCAAATGGGAATTCAAGCTGATCGAGTCGAAAGAAAAGAATGCCTGGTGCATGCCGGGAGGAAAGATCGCCGTCTATACCGCGATCCTGCCCGACATGATGAACGAAGCGGGGATGGCGACCGTCCTGGGGCACGAGGTCGCCCACGCCACCCTTCGGCACGCCGGACAGCGGATCAGCCAGCAGATGGTGGTGAATTTGGGGCTTTCGTTGGCGGAGATATCGCTGGGGAACTCGGCTCAGAGGGACACGATCATCGGCCTCCTGGGCGCGGGGGCCACCGTCGGCGTCATCCTTCCTTACAGCCGCGATCACGAATCGGAAGCGGATCTTGTCGGTCTTCGATATATGGCTGGGGCGGGGTATGACCCCCAGGAGTCGATTCAATTTTGGAAAAGATTTTCCAAAAGCTCCGGCGGAGCGCCGCCGGAATTTCTTTCAACCCATCCCGGAACCACGACACGGATCTCCGACCTTCAAAATCATCTCGCTGAAGCCAACCGGCGCTACCAAACCGCCTCCCAGAAATATGGTTCGGGGGAGAAGATCTGA